A genomic window from Nicotiana sylvestris chromosome 11, ASM39365v2, whole genome shotgun sequence includes:
- the LOC138881654 gene encoding uncharacterized protein — protein MVLHFYGGAALPKSITHTNLVLLPKKPRVETFSDLRPISLSNFINKVLSRVLHDRLENFLPSLISPNHSGFVKGTSIFEIILLTQEIVTDIKLRRNPVNVVIKFDMSSRFFKSTRGVKQGDPLSPTLFILSAEIIAVLGNYEKISSQMINKDKSSYYMYSKIPNGLCQAVGAITGFARGKMLSFGGKATLISSVLQGSFRAQKKNGEADIRPHDKIFAFEIPMVVQFRWGSHVWRQMLNAREEVEHEILWKLKSGTSNIWHENWTGLGALYHILPEDFPINKDIQDVAELGQDKFSVSSAWQILRHMTNPNQEFKLMWIKGLPFKISFFLWILWMRKIASDDMWRRQGQMVMFRCWCCQQPQEESIEHIFVPSPTASKVWNLFMGAAAINVSLIQLKQLPFHGWYKCNTDRSSKGNLGPSSLGFCVRNDEGDMLYVRAVYLGMTINGVIEAKAILQGLESCVEHDLHPLILETDSLVMKKVIEGEWDPPWVVANDVKKIIEKGNFNVIFQHVFREGNSVADFIANIVFSFAVVLACLHAQYKDGLAMFIMTSTLKVQE, from the exons ATGGTGCTACACTTCTATGGAGGAGCTGCACTGCCTAAATCCATCACTCACACCAATCTAGTGTTGCTGCCTAAGAAACCTAGAGTTGAGACCTTTTCTGACTTAAGACCTATTAGCTTGAGCAATTTCATTAACAAGGTTTTGTCTAGGGTGTTACATGATAGATTGGAAAATTTTTTGCCTTCTCTAATATCTCCTAATCATTCCGGATTTGTGAAGGGTACGAGTATATTTGAGATCATCTTATTGACTCAAGAAATTGTAACTGACATAAAGTTAAGGAGAAACCCAGTTAATGTAGTGATCAAGTTTGATATG TCCTCAAGGTTCTTTAAGTCTACAAGGGGTGTCAAGCAAGGGGATCCTCTATCACCAACATTGTTCATTCTATCAGCTGAG ATTATCGCAGTGTTGGGGAACTATGAGAAGATATCAAGCCAGATGATCAacaaagataagagttcatactACATGTATTCAAAGATTCCTAATGGATTGTGTCAGGCGGTTGGAGCTATTACAGGATTTGCAAGAG GAAAGATGCTGTCATTTGGAGGAAAAGCAACACTCATTTCTAGTGTGTTGCAAG GTTCTTTTAGAGCACAAAAGAAGAATGGAGAAGCAGACATTAGGCCTCACGACAAAATCTTTGCCTTC GAGATACCAATGGTGGTGCAGTTTAGATGGGGGTCTCATGTTTGGAGACAAATGTTGAATGCTAGGGAAGAAGTAGAACATGAGATCCTATGGAAATTGAAGAGTGGAACAAGTAATATTTGGCATGAAAATTGGACTGGATTGGGTGCACTTTATCACATATTACCTGAAGACTTTCCAATCAATAAAGATATTCAGGATGTGGCAGAATTAGGGCAAG ACAAGTTCAGTGTTAGCAGTGCTTGGCAAATATTAAGGCATATGACTAATCCTAATCAGGAATTCAAGTTAATGTGGATTAAAGGTTTACCATTCAAGATATCCTTCTTCTTGTGGATATTGTGGATGCGGAAAATAGCCAGTGATGACATGTGGAGGAGGCAAGGGCAAATGGTGATGTTTAGgtgttggtgttgtcagcagccCCAAGAGGAATCTATTGAGCATATATTTGTCCCAAGTCCTACTGCCTCTAAAGTATGGAACTTGTTCATGGGGGCTGCTGCAATTAATGTGTCATTGATTCAATTGAAGCAG CTTCCTTTTCATGGTTGGTACAAATGCAATACTGATAGATCCTCAAAAGGTAATCTTGGTCCTAGCTCATTAGGCTTTTGTGTGAGGAATGATGAAGGTGATATGTTATATGTAAGGGCAGTATACCTGGGGATGACAATTAATGGGGTGATTGAAGCTAAGGCTATTCTTCAAGGATTGGAATCCTGTGTGGAGCATGATCTTCACCCTCTCATATTGGAGACTGATTCATTAGTGATGAAGAAAGTGATAGAAGGGGAATGGGATCCTCCTTGGGTAGTTGCAAATGATGTGAAGAAAATTATAGAGAAGGGCAACTTCAATGTGATCTTTCAACATGTGTTTAGAGAAGGCAACTCAGTGGCGGATTTTATAGCTAACATTGTGTTTTCTTTTGCAG TGGTATTAGCATGTCTTCATGCTCAATATAAGGATGGTTTAGCAATGTTTATAATGACTTCTACATTAAAGGTTCAGGAATAG
- the LOC104236712 gene encoding uncharacterized protein translates to MLPTIEVEHLIRTGSDHTPLLMTCGEQTTNFVKTFRQQCQNGVGEHLVISSSCWLILEDIVMVKEMFFEEEPKTENRIVLQKAQSDLKKYLSIEEQYWKQKAGMTWFAEGDRNTIFFHNHFNGKRKKLQLNRIKSRSGVWIEDQEQLAITAVDFYQKQFTNEGDISDFSLLNNVPSMVTMERNLELSR, encoded by the exons ATGTTGCCAACTATTGAAGTTGAACATCTAATCAGAACTGGATCAGATCATACACCATTGTTAATGACATGTGGGGAGCAAACCACCAATTTTGTCAAGACTTTCAG GCAGCAATGTCAAAATGGAGTAGGGGAACATTTGGTGATATCTTCAAGCTGTTGGCTTATTTTGGAGGACATTGTTATGGTGAAAGAGATGTTTTTTGAAGAAGAGCCTAAAACTGAGAACAGGATTGTGCTTCAAAAGGCTCAATCTGACTTGAAGAAATATTTGAGTATTGAGGAGCAGTATTGGAAGCAAAAAGCTGGGATGACTTGGTTTGCTGAAGGAGATAGGAATACAATTTTCTTTCACAATCATTTCAATGGCAAAAGAAAGAAATTGCAACTGAATAGGATCAAAAGTAGAAGTGGGGTATGGATTGAAGACCAGGAGCAATTAGCTATAACTGCAGTGGACTTCTATCAAAAACAGTTCACAAATGAAGGAGATATATCTGACTTTTCCTTGCTCAATAATGTACCTTCGATGGTCACTATGGAACGGAATTTGGAACTTAGCAGATAG